A DNA window from Streptomyces parvus contains the following coding sequences:
- a CDS encoding glycosyltransferase family 4 protein, with protein MDKTLIVTNDFPPRPGGIQAFLHNMALRLDPERVVVYASTWKRGEEGAAATAAFDAEQPFPVVRDRTTMLLPTPRVTRRATELLREHGCTSVWFGAAAPLGLMAPALRRAGAGRLVATTHGHEAGWAQLPASRQLLRRIGDATDTITYLGEYTRSRIAAALTPDAAGRMVQLPPGVDEKTFHPASGGDRVRARLGLVDRPVVVCVSRLVPRKGQDTLILAMPAILARIPDAVLLIVGGGPYAQDLKRLAEQTGVRDSVRFTGPVPWAELPAHYGAGDVFAMPCRTRRGGLDVEGLGIVYLEASATGLPVVAGDSGGAPDAVLDGETGWVVRGGSAEESADRIVTLLGDPELRQRMGERGRAWVEEKWRWDLLAEKLKTLL; from the coding sequence ATGGACAAGACCTTGATCGTGACCAACGACTTCCCGCCCCGCCCCGGTGGCATCCAGGCGTTCCTGCACAACATGGCGCTGCGCCTGGATCCCGAGAGGGTCGTCGTCTACGCCTCCACCTGGAAGCGCGGCGAGGAGGGTGCGGCGGCCACCGCCGCCTTCGACGCCGAGCAGCCCTTCCCCGTGGTCCGCGACCGGACGACGATGCTGCTGCCGACCCCGCGCGTCACCCGCCGGGCCACCGAACTGCTGCGCGAACACGGCTGCACCTCCGTCTGGTTCGGAGCAGCCGCCCCGCTCGGCCTGATGGCCCCGGCGCTGCGCCGCGCGGGCGCCGGGCGCCTGGTGGCCACCACCCACGGCCACGAGGCGGGCTGGGCGCAACTGCCCGCCTCCCGGCAACTGCTGCGCCGGATCGGGGATGCCACGGACACGATCACCTACCTCGGTGAGTACACCCGCTCCCGGATCGCCGCCGCGCTCACCCCCGACGCGGCCGGCCGCATGGTCCAACTGCCGCCCGGCGTCGACGAGAAGACCTTCCACCCGGCTTCCGGCGGCGACCGCGTCCGGGCCCGCCTCGGGCTCGTGGACCGCCCGGTGGTCGTCTGCGTCTCGCGCCTGGTGCCGCGCAAGGGCCAGGACACCCTGATCCTGGCCATGCCCGCGATCCTCGCGCGGATCCCGGACGCGGTGCTGCTGATCGTCGGAGGCGGGCCGTACGCCCAGGACCTGAAGCGGCTCGCGGAGCAGACCGGGGTGCGGGACTCGGTGCGCTTCACCGGACCGGTGCCCTGGGCGGAACTGCCCGCGCACTACGGAGCGGGGGACGTCTTCGCGATGCCCTGCCGGACCCGGCGCGGCGGGCTCGACGTGGAGGGCCTCGGGATCGTCTACCTGGAGGCGTCCGCGACCGGGCTGCCCGTGGTGGCCGGTGACTCCGGCGGCGCCCCGGACGCGGTGCTGGACGGCGAGACGGGCTGGGTGGTGCGCGGCGGCAGTGCCGAGGAGTCGGCGGACCGGATCGTCACGCTGCTCGGCGACCCGGAACTGCGGCAGCGGATGGGGGAGCGCGGCCGGGCCTGGGTCGAGGAGAAGTGGCGCTGGGACCTGCTCGCGGAGAAGCTCAAGACCCTGCTGTGA
- a CDS encoding NlpC/P60 family protein, producing MASHRRPKQPSRTRVTVLTATAAAAVALTSQAAHADPKPSKSEVKAKVDKLYHEAEAATEKYNGAKEQQDNLKKEVDALQDKVARGQAELNTLRTELGSIATAQYRSGGIDPSVALFLASDPDSFLDQASALDQLTVKQTEALQKIQSKQRTLAQQRKEAQDKLGDLADVRKALGENKKKYQGKLADAQQLLNTLTQAERAKMQQDEQRASRAASDRVELGNEAPASNRGAAALAAAATQIGKPYVSGGTGPNSYDCSGLTQWAFAQANVHISRTTFTQHNDGTKIGRSQLRPGDLVFFNNLAHVGFYAGNNQILHAPKPGTVVRYESMDYMGTFQFGVRI from the coding sequence GTGGCGTCCCACCGTCGTCCCAAGCAGCCGAGCCGCACCCGCGTGACCGTGCTCACCGCGACCGCCGCCGCGGCCGTGGCCCTGACCTCCCAGGCCGCCCACGCCGACCCCAAGCCGAGCAAGAGCGAAGTCAAGGCGAAGGTCGACAAGCTCTACCACGAGGCCGAGGCCGCCACCGAGAAGTACAACGGGGCCAAGGAGCAGCAGGACAACCTGAAGAAGGAAGTCGACGCGCTCCAGGACAAGGTCGCCCGCGGTCAGGCCGAGCTCAACACGCTCCGCACCGAGCTGGGTTCGATCGCCACCGCGCAGTACCGCTCCGGCGGCATCGACCCGTCCGTCGCCCTCTTCCTCGCCTCGGACCCGGACAGCTTCCTCGACCAGGCCTCCGCGCTCGACCAGCTGACGGTCAAGCAGACGGAAGCGCTGCAGAAGATCCAGTCCAAGCAGCGCACCCTCGCCCAGCAGCGCAAGGAAGCCCAGGACAAGCTCGGCGACCTCGCCGACGTCCGCAAGGCGCTCGGCGAGAACAAGAAGAAGTACCAGGGCAAGCTGGCCGACGCCCAGCAGCTCCTCAACACGCTGACGCAGGCCGAGCGGGCCAAGATGCAGCAGGACGAGCAGCGCGCCAGCCGCGCCGCCAGCGACCGGGTCGAACTCGGCAACGAGGCCCCCGCGTCCAACCGCGGCGCGGCCGCCCTGGCCGCCGCCGCCACGCAGATCGGCAAGCCGTACGTCTCCGGCGGCACGGGCCCCAACTCCTACGACTGCTCCGGCCTGACCCAGTGGGCCTTCGCCCAGGCGAACGTCCACATCAGCCGGACCACGTTCACCCAGCACAACGACGGCACGAAGATCGGCCGCAGCCAGCTGAGGCCGGGCGACCTGGTCTTCTTCAACAACCTGGCGCACGTCGGCTTCTACGCCGGCAACAACCAGATCCTGCACGCCCCGAAGCCGGGCACCGTCGTCCGCTACGAGTCGATGGACTACATGGGCACCTTCCAGTTCGGCGTCCGCATCTGA
- a CDS encoding glycosyltransferase 87 family protein, which yields MTTGRTPTGTGPWPYAVWALTRLWLLACVFKVSTVAGPDVTVDVSVIYRGWYEVLLTGTYPRDDVTWQYPPGAALAVLSPALLPFWEYATAFFVLVLVCDALVLGLLLYAGRGPGIRAAGAWVWVVGVPLLGPTVYARYDLMVTAVAVAALLAGVRRPRALGALAAFGALLKGWPALLLVGVRKGRPTRVAWTSAALSAAGLAAAFALWMPGAFAFLAFQRDRGTEVESLGALVFHVARQFGWEGRVELRYGSLEFVGPHVELVSTLALGLAVLALGWLLLWRLRARLFAVRTPAEAAFTAVLLFTVTSRVISPQYVVWLVGLAAVCLVFRGAAMALPAVLVLVAAGVTLLEFPIGFGHVVASDARGVTLLVVRNGLLVAASLIAARRLWRSTVPGRPRAEAVPSAVEGQPSRVAR from the coding sequence ATGACGACGGGACGAACACCCACCGGCACCGGACCGTGGCCGTACGCGGTGTGGGCGCTGACCCGCCTCTGGCTGCTGGCCTGCGTGTTCAAGGTGTCCACCGTGGCCGGCCCGGACGTCACGGTGGACGTCTCGGTTATCTACCGGGGCTGGTACGAGGTCCTGCTGACCGGCACGTACCCCCGGGACGACGTCACCTGGCAGTACCCGCCCGGGGCGGCCCTGGCGGTCCTCTCCCCCGCCCTGCTGCCGTTCTGGGAGTACGCGACGGCGTTCTTCGTGCTGGTGCTGGTCTGCGACGCGCTGGTGCTGGGGCTGCTGCTGTACGCGGGAAGAGGGCCGGGCATACGGGCGGCGGGCGCCTGGGTGTGGGTCGTGGGGGTGCCGCTGCTGGGCCCGACGGTCTACGCCCGCTACGACCTGATGGTGACGGCGGTCGCGGTGGCGGCGCTGCTGGCAGGCGTGCGCAGGCCCCGGGCGCTGGGGGCGCTGGCCGCGTTCGGGGCGCTGCTGAAGGGGTGGCCGGCGCTGCTGCTGGTGGGGGTGCGCAAGGGGCGCCCGACCCGGGTCGCCTGGACCTCGGCGGCACTGAGCGCGGCGGGTCTGGCGGCGGCGTTCGCGCTGTGGATGCCCGGGGCGTTCGCGTTCCTGGCCTTCCAGCGGGACCGTGGCACCGAGGTCGAGTCGCTGGGGGCGCTGGTCTTCCATGTGGCCCGGCAGTTCGGCTGGGAGGGGCGGGTGGAGCTGCGCTACGGCTCGCTGGAGTTCGTCGGGCCGCACGTGGAGCTGGTGTCGACGCTGGCGCTGGGGCTCGCGGTCCTGGCGCTGGGCTGGCTGCTGCTGTGGCGGCTGCGGGCGCGCCTCTTCGCCGTGCGCACTCCGGCCGAGGCGGCGTTCACGGCGGTGCTGCTGTTCACGGTGACCAGCCGGGTGATCAGCCCGCAGTACGTGGTGTGGCTGGTCGGGCTGGCCGCGGTGTGCCTGGTGTTCAGGGGGGCGGCGATGGCCCTGCCCGCGGTCCTGGTGCTGGTGGCCGCGGGGGTGACGCTGCTGGAGTTCCCGATCGGCTTCGGCCATGTGGTGGCGAGCGACGCGCGCGGTGTGACGCTCCTGGTCGTACGGAACGGGCTGCTGGTGGCGGCCTCGCTGATCGCGGCGCGGCGGCTGTGGCGGTCGACGGTTCCGGGGAGGCCGCGTGCGGAGGCCGTCCCCAGCGCGGTGGAGGGTCAGCCGAGCCGGGTGGCGAGGTAG
- a CDS encoding NlpC/P60 family protein, whose product MVSHRRCTQSGFTRGVRVTVVSAAAATAAATLTGAPASADPKETRQSAKAAVDRLYEEAEQATERFNAAGERVKRLRGEADRAQDATARGQQRVNEMRNALGAMAGAQYRTGSIDPSVALLLSADPDTYLEQAAALDRAGARQAMTLDKLRHAQRGLAQTRAETTRALTDLERNRAAVTRHKRAVESKLREARRLLDSLPPEERASFDRASRSGREGLPDLSGVAPGSARAMSAVAAVHQALGRPYVWGADGPSGFDCSGLMQWAYAQAGVSLPRTSQAQRYAGRMVPLSQAQPGDLVAYRADASHIGMYVGNGQVVHAPYPGAAVRYDPVGMMPVSSVTRI is encoded by the coding sequence GTGGTGTCCCATCGCCGTTGCACACAGTCCGGCTTCACCAGAGGCGTCCGGGTCACGGTCGTCTCGGCGGCGGCAGCCACCGCGGCCGCCACCCTGACCGGGGCCCCGGCGAGCGCCGACCCGAAGGAGACCCGACAGAGCGCCAAGGCCGCCGTCGACCGCCTCTACGAGGAGGCCGAGCAGGCCACCGAGCGGTTCAACGCCGCCGGGGAGCGCGTGAAGCGGCTGCGCGGCGAGGCGGACCGCGCCCAGGACGCCACGGCCCGGGGCCAGCAACGCGTCAACGAGATGCGCAACGCGCTCGGCGCGATGGCGGGCGCCCAGTACCGCACCGGCTCCATCGACCCCTCGGTCGCCCTGCTGCTCTCCGCCGACCCGGACACCTACCTGGAGCAGGCCGCGGCGCTCGACCGGGCCGGAGCCCGCCAGGCGATGACCCTGGACAAGCTGCGGCACGCGCAGCGGGGGCTCGCCCAGACCCGCGCCGAGACCACTCGCGCCCTGACCGACCTGGAGCGCAACCGGGCCGCCGTCACCCGCCACAAACGCGCCGTCGAGTCCAAGCTCCGCGAGGCCCGCCGACTGCTCGACTCGCTGCCGCCCGAGGAACGCGCCTCCTTCGACCGGGCCTCCCGCTCCGGCCGCGAAGGACTGCCCGACCTCTCCGGCGTCGCCCCCGGCTCGGCCCGCGCGATGTCCGCCGTGGCCGCCGTCCACCAGGCGCTCGGGAGACCCTACGTCTGGGGCGCCGACGGACCCTCCGGATTCGACTGTTCCGGCCTGATGCAGTGGGCCTACGCCCAGGCCGGGGTGAGCCTTCCCCGCACCTCCCAGGCCCAGCGCTACGCGGGCCGCATGGTGCCCCTCTCCCAGGCCCAGCCCGGCGACCTGGTCGCCTACCGGGCGGACGCCAGCCACATCGGCATGTACGTCGGCAACGGCCAGGTCGTCCACGCCCCCTACCCGGGCGCCGCGGTCCGCTACGATCCGGTCGGCATGATGCCCGTCTCCTCGGTCACCCGGATCTGA